Proteins co-encoded in one Gouania willdenowi chromosome 1, fGouWil2.1, whole genome shotgun sequence genomic window:
- the LOC114465382 gene encoding LOW QUALITY PROTEIN: lysine-specific demethylase 2A-like (The sequence of the model RefSeq protein was modified relative to this genomic sequence to represent the inferred CDS: deleted 1 base in 1 codon) gives MGWYVLDRYVFSLTNTSYLTPEFQKHSLGIGLKKPPDSGQIRAVEDVDDGDKESDKPPGKVHLTPLELEGLWNLVSKLESLPSNKKCVPAGIHNAPALITHIKALLKEHANDNAKLSYTGKPIVTWPNRPSWYQPPPPPPPAPPARPKPPSTPVMARPQKPASMSVLRRRRVRCKHCEACMRPECGECNFCRDMKKFGGPGKLKQTCVLRQCLSPGLPLSAVCEICKEPNQEEIGDPSLTLMECSSCAQIVHPACLLTLCACVCVQPLCVFVCVCVQVQGEGVVNKDLPSCWECPKCVQGITDPEAKADRGDSCSVKRKAAALLDARMAKIYRRQQHSHDGDDSASDDDHEVHRRKNALHAQGGANSKRALNANRRGLLRGGVVPRGSSASTFKLKKGMSLKEAARRGRGVRLRGDSRMQRRGDESEDTEDDDDDDDEEDEEEEDDSEDGDRERQHHRRRRRQRTDDDDDDEDDSEEQDFNLEDEDMETLEDEEEDEVEEGEQWDSDPEPPVLLFSDLNDDLLSGSYLTVTLQRPHKAKKHTGSPRLRDRAATARSASSSEDDEGAVAASSALSPSSLLSLPSFKNVGSERGCEREMWVSVFGFLSRAELLACMTVCKAWYKWSCDKCLWSHVDVSRCSPLSNQALAGIVKRQPSSLDLSWTPLAKRQLTCLLTRLPGLRELRVAGQSWTCLSAMVSPTLPHLRLLDLRWCEGVSDPQIKEMILPPGLESSRSRLRYTHTLCMSGVCVSESSLRLIQRHMPQLQRLDISHCRNIYDSSISLLAAPGTHIRNHITHLTLAGCSELTDSCLTFLKRLSSLTLLDLRGCKGVTRRACDAFISDLSHVALYCMMEEKLIQRLD, from the exons GTCTGAAGAAACCTCCAGACTCAGGCCAGATCAGGGCTGTGGAGGACGTGGACGATGGGGACAAAGAGTCGGACAAGCCCCCAGGTAAAGTCCACCTGACCCCCCTGGAGCTGGAGGGACTGTGGAACCTGGTGAGTAAACTGGAGTCTCTGCCCTCCAACAAGAAGTGTGTCCCTGCTGGAATACACAACGCCCCCGCACTCATCACTCACATTAag GCGCTGCTGAAGGAACACGCCAACGACAACGCCAAACTGTCCTACACGGGAAAACCTATCGTTACGTGGCCAAACAGG CCTTCATGGTACCAg cccccccctcctccacctccagCACCACCTGCTCGGCCCAAGCCTCCCTCCACCCCCGTCATGGCACGTCCTCAAAAACCAGCGTCCATGTCTGTTCTGAGGCGACGCAGGGTCAG ATGTAAGCACTGTGAAGCTTGTATGAGACCTGAGTGTGGAGAGTGTAACTTCTGCAGAGACATGAAGAAGTTTGGAGGACCAGGGAAACTCAAACAGACCTGTGTGCTGCGACAGTGCCTGTCT CCTGGCCTCCCTCTGTCTGCTGTGTGTGAAATCTGTAAAGAGCCCAACCAGGAGGAGATAGGAGACCCCTCCCTCACTTTGATGGAGTGCTCCAGCTGTGCTCAGATCGTACATCCAGCCTGCCTCTTG actctgtgtgcgtgtgtgtgtgttcagcctctttgtgtgtttgtgtgtgtgtgtgtgcaggtccAAGGTGAAGGAGTGGTGAACAAAGACCTGCCCAGCTGTTGGGAGTGCCCCAAGTGTGTGCAGGGCATCACTGACCCAGAG GCTAAAGCTGACAGAGGTGACAGCTGCTCAGTG AAAAGGAAAGCTGCCGCTCTGCTGGACGCTCGTATGGCAAAGATCTACAGACGACAGCAGCACAGCCATGATGGAGACGATTCAGCCAGTGATGATGATCATGAAG tTCATAGAAGAAAAAATGCGCTTCATGCACAAGGAGGGGCCAATTCTAAGAGAGCATTGAATGCCAACAGGAGGGGCCTGCTCAGAGGGGGTGTGGTTCCCAGAGGAAGCTCTGCCTCCACGTTTAAACTGAAGAAGGGCATGAGCCTGAAAGAGGCTGCACGGAGGGGGCGGGGCGTGAGACTGAGGGGGGACTCGAGGATGCAACGAAGGGGAGACGAGTCCGAGGACACGGAagacgatgatgatgacgatgatgaagaGGACGAAGAGGAAGAGGACGACAGTGAAGACGGCGACAGAGAGCGACAACATCACAGACGCAGGAGGAGACAAAGGACTgacgatgacgatgatgatgaagatgacagCGAAGAGCAGGACTTTAACCTGGAGGATGAAGATATGGAGACAttggaggatgaagaggaggatgaggtgGAGGAGGGGGAGCAGTGGGACTCTGACCCTGAGCCTCCAGTTCTGCTGTTTTCTGACCTGAACGATGACCTGCTGAGTGGCTCCTACCTCACCGTGACCCTGCAGCGCCCCCACAAGGCCAAGAAACACACGG GGTC GCCTCGTCTGCGTGATAGAGCTGCCACTGCTCGCTCTGCGTCTTCCTCAGAGGATGATGAAGGTGCCGTGGCGGCGTCCAGCGCTCTGTCACCTTCGTCTCTGCTCAGTCTGCCCTCCTTTAAGAACGTGGGCAGTGAGAGGGGGTGTGAGAGGGAGATGTGGGTGTCGGTGTTTGGGTTCCTGAGCAGAGCTGAGCTGCTGGCCTGCATGACTGTGTGTAAGGCCTGGTACAAATG GAGCTGTGACAAATGTCTGTGGAGCCACGTGGACGTGAGCCGCTGCAGCCCCCTCAGTAACCAGGCCCTGGCCGGCATCGTCAAACGTCAGCCCTCCTCCCTGGACCTGTCCTGGACTCCTCTGGCTAAGAGGCAGCTCACCTGTCTGCTCACCAGACTGCCAG ggcTGAGGGAGCTGAGGGTTGCTGGTCAGTCCTGGACCTGTCTGTCAGCCATGGTCTCCCCCACACTCCCCCACCTGCGTCTGCTGGACCTGCGCTGGTGTGAAGGTGTGagtgaccctcagatcaaagAGATGATCCTCCCACCAG ggCTGGAGTCATCCCGTAGCAGGCTGAGGTACACACACACCCTGTGTatgtcaggtgtgtgtgtgagtgagtcgTCCCTCAGGCTGATCCAGAGACACATGCCTCAGCTCCAGAGACTGGACATTTCTCACTGTAGGAACATCTACGACTCGTCCATCAGCCTCCTGGCTGCTCCAGGGACTCACATTCGCAACCACATCACACACCTCACACTGGCAG gatgcAGTGAGCTGACTGACAGCTGTCTGACCTTCCTGAAGCGTCTGTCCTCTCTGACGCTCCTGGATCTCAGAGGCTGTAAAGGTGTCACTAGGAGGGCGTGTGACGCCTTCATCTCAGACCTGTCCCACGTGGCCCTCTACTGCATGATGGAGGAGAAACTGATCCAGAGGTTGGACTGA